In one Brevibacterium sp. CBA3109 genomic region, the following are encoded:
- the pcaC gene encoding 4-carboxymuconolactone decarboxylase, with translation MELTATVLAAPTVPVHSYARVLLVLPSLGTSVSALWQSAATHLVGVAPETTVIGIDLPGHGRSAPIDVPAGTSEVPAGTSEVPRLTMSDLAEAVLATIDRVLPDVIGSGDRDDARIVLAGDSIGAAIALQLALDHGDRFDRAAVFCTGAKIGEANAWEERAEVVATSGTPTQVIGSAQRWFGEGFMDREPEASAALLHSLQDADRFSYAALCHALATFDVRSRLPEITLPVLAVAGSEDQPTPPTKLVEIANGVSGALLEVIEGAAHLVPAEAPAVTAGLLRDFMGGNALGGKGTGEPDSGAASADLPTASGPREASRDEVHDAGMTVRRQVLSDAHVDRANAKVDDFTADFQDLITRYAWGEIWTRPGLEKRMRSAITLTAMIAGGHEAELAMHVKAAVRNGLSRDEIKEVLLQSAIYCSVPSANTAFSVASQALAEMEEEG, from the coding sequence GTGGAACTCACCGCAACCGTCCTCGCCGCTCCGACTGTCCCCGTCCACTCATACGCTCGAGTCCTCCTCGTCCTCCCCTCGCTGGGCACCTCGGTGAGCGCGCTGTGGCAGTCGGCGGCGACTCACCTCGTCGGCGTGGCTCCGGAGACGACGGTCATCGGCATCGATCTGCCCGGCCACGGCCGTTCGGCACCGATCGACGTCCCCGCGGGGACGTCCGAGGTCCCCGCGGGGACGTCCGAGGTCCCACGGCTGACGATGAGCGACCTCGCCGAGGCGGTCCTGGCCACCATCGACCGCGTGCTTCCCGACGTGATCGGGTCCGGTGACCGAGACGATGCCCGAATTGTTCTGGCCGGCGATTCGATCGGCGCAGCCATCGCACTCCAGCTGGCCCTCGACCATGGTGATCGCTTCGATCGCGCCGCGGTGTTCTGCACCGGGGCGAAGATCGGTGAGGCCAATGCTTGGGAGGAGCGTGCGGAGGTCGTCGCGACCTCGGGCACGCCGACGCAGGTCATCGGTTCGGCCCAACGCTGGTTCGGGGAGGGCTTCATGGATCGCGAACCCGAGGCATCGGCTGCACTGCTGCATTCGCTCCAGGATGCCGACCGGTTCTCCTATGCTGCGCTCTGCCACGCCCTGGCAACATTCGACGTCCGCTCGCGCCTGCCGGAGATCACTCTGCCGGTCCTCGCCGTTGCGGGGTCAGAGGATCAGCCGACCCCGCCGACCAAACTGGTGGAGATCGCCAACGGAGTCTCGGGCGCCCTGCTCGAGGTCATCGAGGGCGCAGCCCACCTCGTGCCGGCCGAAGCCCCCGCGGTCACCGCGGGTCTGCTGCGTGACTTCATGGGTGGAAACGCCTTGGGTGGCAAGGGAACGGGCGAGCCAGACTCGGGCGCCGCCTCGGCGGATCTGCCCACCGCCTCCGGTCCGCGCGAAGCCAGTCGAGATGAGGTCCACGACGCGGGCATGACGGTGCGCCGACAGGTCCTCTCCGACGCCCACGTCGATCGGGCGAATGCGAAGGTCGATGACTTCACTGCCGACTTCCAGGATCTCATCACCCGCTATGCCTGGGGAGAGATCTGGACCCGTCCGGGCCTCGAGAAGCGCATGCGATCGGCGATCACGCTGACCGCAATGATCGCCGGCGGTCACGAGGCCGAACTCGCAATGCACGTCAAGGCCGCTGTGCGCAACGGCCTCAGTCGTGACGAGATCAAGGAAGTCCTGTTGCAGTCGGCGATCTACTGCTCGGTGCCGAGTGCGAATACGGCGTTCTCGGTGGCCTCGCAGGCACTGGCAGAGATGGAGGAGGAAGGCTGA
- a CDS encoding lyase family protein, with protein sequence MTDTAAHTRLLFAPGDLRGAEAIDDVALVSALGDVESAWVNAQAHAGLISAHARAEAVTGIEATSRSMLADASELEALAAGSEPGGNPVIPFLHAVRSRLGHDASRALHKGLTSQDVMDSALGLLMSRVARQTHARLDVIAELLVDLSDAHASTICLARTLTQPALPTTFGLKVAAWAAEVQEVQSLTPRIDYVQVGGAAGTRAAIREFAGAATETLLREFHVQLRGPDAALASIPVPWHTDRVRVLNWASHLTQCVTVGASIARDVLIGTRPEVGEMALASTGGSSAMPQKLNPTSAVLLHRNGMRVPGLMATLTSTAAEAIEERSDGAWHAEWPALSELMGLAVSSLSMLQRMIEGLSVNPEAMRNNVNSASPGIFAERLSIAFGERLTKAEIQEIIADGGDPAAALKTALDQHPVSEEGADGQGSTADIDLDGFFSPENYLGDAEDIRLAIIATINGPEPVSPGLLPNTARK encoded by the coding sequence ATGACTGACACCGCTGCCCATACGCGCCTTCTGTTCGCCCCGGGCGATCTGCGAGGCGCCGAGGCCATCGACGATGTCGCACTCGTGTCCGCGCTTGGCGACGTGGAGTCCGCATGGGTCAATGCTCAGGCGCATGCCGGTCTGATCTCCGCACATGCCCGCGCCGAGGCGGTGACCGGGATCGAAGCCACCAGCAGGTCGATGCTGGCCGACGCCTCCGAACTCGAGGCTCTGGCCGCAGGCTCCGAACCGGGCGGCAATCCGGTCATCCCCTTCCTCCACGCGGTCCGATCGCGGCTCGGACATGACGCCTCCCGCGCACTGCACAAGGGCCTGACCAGTCAGGACGTCATGGACTCTGCCCTCGGGCTGCTCATGTCCCGTGTCGCTCGCCAGACTCATGCGCGGCTCGACGTCATCGCCGAGTTGCTCGTCGATCTCTCCGACGCCCACGCCTCGACCATCTGCCTGGCCCGCACGCTGACCCAACCCGCACTGCCGACGACCTTCGGGCTCAAGGTTGCGGCCTGGGCGGCAGAAGTCCAGGAGGTCCAGAGCCTCACTCCGCGCATCGACTATGTCCAGGTCGGGGGTGCGGCCGGCACCAGGGCCGCGATTCGGGAGTTCGCCGGGGCTGCGACCGAGACGCTGCTGCGTGAGTTCCACGTGCAGCTGCGCGGACCCGATGCCGCACTCGCCAGCATCCCCGTGCCCTGGCATACGGACCGCGTCCGGGTCCTCAACTGGGCCTCCCACCTCACCCAATGCGTGACCGTGGGCGCCTCGATCGCCCGGGATGTGCTCATCGGAACTCGCCCCGAGGTGGGCGAAATGGCCCTGGCGTCGACCGGCGGCTCTTCGGCGATGCCCCAGAAGCTCAACCCCACCTCGGCGGTGCTCCTCCACCGCAACGGCATGCGCGTTCCCGGGCTCATGGCAACGCTGACGTCGACCGCAGCAGAAGCGATCGAAGAGCGCTCCGACGGTGCCTGGCACGCCGAATGGCCGGCACTGTCCGAGCTTATGGGCCTGGCCGTGTCCTCCCTCAGCATGCTCCAGAGGATGATCGAGGGCCTCAGCGTCAACCCCGAAGCGATGCGAAACAACGTCAACTCTGCCAGTCCCGGCATCTTCGCTGAGAGACTCAGCATCGCCTTCGGCGAACGTCTGACGAAGGCGGAGATACAGGAGATCATCGCCGACGGCGGTGACCCAGCGGCTGCACTCAAGACGGCGCTGGACCAGCATCCCGTGAGCGAGGAAGGCGCGGACGGTCAAGGCAGCACTGCCGACATCGACTTGGATGGGTTCTTCTCTCCGGAGAACTACCTCGGCGATGCCGAAGACATCCGCCTGGCCATCATCGCCACCATCAACGGACCCGAACCCGTATCGCCGGGCCTCCTTCCCAACACCGCCAGAAAGTGA
- the pcaG gene encoding protocatechuate 3,4-dioxygenase subunit alpha → MTEPSSTTDLTATPGQTVGPFYGYALPWPGDNELVPPGTASAVQLHGFVYDGAGTPVPDAIIEIWQPDDNGVISRANGSLRRDGFTFTGFGRNAADPEGRFVFSTVNPGASDAGKAPFISVVIFARGLLNRLFTRIYLPEDTKALAADPLLSSLEPDDRNRLIATRGADGSLRFDIRLQGEDETPFLRFPGHEA, encoded by the coding sequence ATGACTGAGCCAAGCTCCACCACCGATCTCACCGCGACACCGGGCCAGACCGTCGGACCGTTCTACGGCTATGCTCTGCCGTGGCCTGGCGACAACGAACTCGTTCCCCCGGGCACGGCCTCTGCCGTACAGCTGCATGGATTCGTCTACGACGGGGCCGGAACTCCCGTTCCCGATGCGATCATCGAGATCTGGCAGCCCGATGACAACGGCGTGATCTCCCGTGCCAACGGCTCCCTGCGCCGTGACGGCTTCACCTTCACCGGATTCGGTCGCAACGCCGCCGATCCAGAAGGACGCTTCGTCTTCTCGACAGTCAATCCCGGCGCCAGCGACGCAGGCAAGGCACCGTTCATCAGCGTCGTCATCTTCGCCCGTGGGCTGTTGAACAGGCTCTTCACCAGGATCTATCTCCCCGAGGACACCAAAGCACTCGCAGCCGACCCCCTGCTGTCCTCCCTCGAACCGGACGACAGAAATCGGCTCATAGCGACTCGTGGGGCTGACGGATCACTGCGTTTCGACATACGGTTGCAGGGTGAGGACGAGACTCCGTTCCTGCGGTTCCCCGGTCACGAGGCCTGA